Proteins from a genomic interval of Micromonospora sp. NBC_00389:
- a CDS encoding glycosyltransferase family 4 protein: MSPDAHVIDIHPARQLRVLMLSWEYPPVLVGGLGRHVHALSVALAAAGHDVTVVTRHADGAPLEEYADGVRILRAPEDPVTFPLATSSLLAWTMAFNHTLTRTALRATEAGTYDVIHAHDWLVAHTAITLAEHLDLPLVTTMHATEAGRHQGWLPEEMNRTIHGVEHWLSGSSTRVITCSGYMREQVTALFDLPAAQVDVVPNGVDNRAWRARPRAVASARARFAGKGPLIGYAGRLVYEKGVQHLVHAVPRLRERHPGLRVVIAGDGPYRPELEEEARRLALCSTVRFTGFLDATQLPAVLGATDATVVPSLYEPFGMVALEAAAAGAPLAVARTGGLAEIVESGVTGVTFPHSDPDALAGAVGQLLGDEVFARRMARRARTMVGERYGWATIAARTAASYTTARREHGPLQARRAAARLAGGRTRIAIPEGNLLAAADHAAC, encoded by the coding sequence ATGTCACCCGACGCCCACGTGATCGACATCCACCCCGCCCGGCAGCTGCGGGTGCTGATGCTCTCCTGGGAGTACCCGCCGGTGCTCGTCGGCGGCCTCGGCCGACACGTCCACGCCCTCTCCGTCGCCCTCGCCGCCGCAGGCCACGACGTCACCGTCGTCACCCGGCACGCCGACGGCGCACCCCTGGAGGAGTACGCCGACGGCGTCCGCATCCTGCGCGCCCCCGAAGACCCCGTCACCTTCCCCCTGGCCACCAGCTCCCTCCTGGCCTGGACCATGGCCTTCAACCACACCCTCACCCGCACCGCGCTGCGCGCCACCGAAGCCGGCACCTACGACGTCATCCACGCCCACGACTGGCTCGTCGCCCACACCGCCATCACCCTCGCCGAACACCTCGACCTGCCCCTGGTCACCACCATGCACGCCACCGAGGCGGGCCGGCACCAGGGCTGGCTGCCGGAGGAGATGAACCGCACCATCCACGGCGTCGAGCACTGGCTCAGCGGCTCCTCCACCCGGGTGATCACCTGTTCGGGGTACATGCGCGAGCAGGTGACCGCCCTGTTCGACCTGCCGGCCGCGCAGGTCGACGTGGTGCCCAACGGGGTCGACAACCGGGCCTGGCGCGCCCGACCGCGTGCGGTCGCCTCGGCCCGGGCACGCTTCGCCGGAAAGGGCCCGCTGATCGGGTACGCCGGTCGGCTCGTCTACGAGAAAGGCGTACAACACCTGGTGCACGCGGTGCCCCGGCTGCGCGAGCGGCACCCCGGGCTGCGCGTGGTGATCGCCGGCGACGGCCCGTACCGCCCCGAACTGGAGGAGGAGGCCCGGCGGCTCGCGCTCTGCTCGACCGTCCGCTTCACCGGCTTCCTCGACGCCACCCAACTGCCGGCGGTGCTCGGCGCCACCGACGCGACCGTGGTGCCCAGCCTCTATGAACCCTTCGGCATGGTGGCCCTGGAGGCGGCGGCCGCCGGGGCGCCACTCGCGGTGGCCCGCACCGGCGGGCTCGCCGAGATCGTCGAGTCCGGCGTGACCGGCGTGACGTTCCCGCACAGCGACCCGGACGCGCTCGCCGGGGCGGTCGGCCAACTGCTCGGCGACGAGGTCTTCGCCCGGCGGATGGCCCGACGCGCCCGCACAATGGTCGGCGAGCGGTACGGCTGGGCCACCATCGCGGCCCGCACCGCCGCCAGCTACACCACCGCCCGTCGCGAGCACGGTCCGCTACAGGCCCGACGGGCCGCCGCCCGACTGGCGGGCGGACGTACCCGGATCGCCATCCCGGAGGGCAATCTGCTCGCCGCGGCCGACCACGCCGCCTGCTGA
- a CDS encoding transposase, which produces MKVTRIAYSHRLNAGKYQALAEQARRLGAVRSEVWQRYGSTAGAGLKDRQVRDRWLAEGVHHQFGVLANAWKETVRDAMADIAAAREAAKARGRQAVRRHAGDQTQRKRLFGLLKADRWADDPYLSRQMRSHWRRGHNRTHNQIVVRSDQHHTRADDAGRLWLAVPGLVRRQMIRIPLNTTVAPTGTLRLILRDGRVEIHYQIDAAGMKTSQRPCGTATLGVDKGYTEALTDSDGNHHGDRLGDLLTAESDRIKERNRRRAKLRSIANTAARRGDRAKADRIATNNLGTIKRDRQAGRHQARVRTEIFTAVHQVVDKATVVVAEDLTKTFTGRKQLGKNTNRRLAAWTKGVTAEALKNVSERRGSALVHVNAAYTSQVCHRCGALGHRSGDRLHCTSCGVVWQADVNAAINVLRRHGDPDINLHTPHRAVRQIVQARADRHRSRLPLPDSSPVHRAESETSALPIRRQ; this is translated from the coding sequence GTGAAGGTGACCCGGATCGCCTATTCGCACCGCCTCAACGCGGGGAAATATCAGGCGCTGGCTGAGCAGGCGCGGCGGTTGGGTGCAGTCCGCAGCGAGGTGTGGCAGCGGTACGGGTCGACCGCAGGGGCCGGGCTGAAGGACCGGCAGGTTCGCGACCGGTGGCTTGCTGAGGGCGTCCACCACCAGTTCGGGGTGCTGGCCAACGCGTGGAAGGAAACCGTCCGCGACGCCATGGCCGATATCGCCGCGGCCCGGGAAGCGGCGAAAGCGCGGGGGCGTCAGGCCGTTCGACGGCACGCCGGCGACCAGACGCAACGCAAGAGGCTGTTTGGACTACTGAAGGCCGACCGATGGGCCGATGACCCGTACCTGTCGCGGCAGATGCGCTCACACTGGCGGCGCGGGCACAACCGCACCCATAACCAGATCGTGGTGCGCTCCGATCAGCACCATACCCGGGCTGACGACGCCGGGCGGTTGTGGCTGGCCGTACCCGGCCTGGTGCGGCGCCAGATGATCCGCATCCCGTTGAACACCACCGTCGCCCCGACGGGCACGCTGCGGCTGATCCTGCGCGACGGCCGGGTGGAGATCCACTACCAGATCGACGCCGCCGGCATGAAGACCTCACAGCGTCCGTGTGGCACGGCGACGCTGGGGGTGGACAAGGGTTACACCGAGGCGCTGACCGACTCCGACGGCAACCACCACGGCGATCGCCTCGGCGACCTGTTGACCGCCGAGTCCGACCGGATCAAGGAACGAAACCGCCGCCGGGCGAAACTGCGCTCGATCGCCAACACCGCCGCCCGGCGCGGCGACCGGGCGAAGGCCGACCGGATCGCCACGAACAACCTCGGCACGATCAAGCGCGACCGGCAGGCCGGCCGTCACCAGGCGCGGGTGCGCACGGAGATCTTCACCGCCGTGCACCAAGTGGTGGACAAGGCCACCGTCGTGGTGGCCGAAGACCTGACCAAGACGTTCACCGGGCGCAAGCAGCTCGGCAAGAACACCAACCGGCGTCTCGCCGCGTGGACCAAGGGAGTCACCGCGGAGGCGCTGAAGAATGTGTCGGAGCGCAGAGGTTCTGCGCTCGTGCACGTCAACGCCGCCTACACCTCACAAGTCTGTCACCGCTGCGGCGCTCTCGGGCACCGCAGCGGGGACCGACTTCACTGCACCTCGTGCGGGGTGGTGTGGCAGGCCGACGTGAACGCCGCGATCAACGTCCTGCGACGACATGGTGACCCCGACATCAACCTGCACACCCCGCATCGCGCGGTGAGGCAGATCGTCCAGGCACGGGCCGATCGCCACCGGAGCAGACTGCCGCTCCCGGACTCCAGCCCGGTACACCGAGCGGAGAGCGAAACATCCGCATTGCCCATCAGAAGGCAATGA
- a CDS encoding serine/threonine-protein kinase: MTRKQCAQVLIAGRYRLLDLVGRGGMGRVWRARDEMLHREVAVKEVMPPSWLADHERAELRSRTLREARAAARLNHPAVVRLYDVVPVEGSPWIVMEYVPSRTLQDVLDDEGPLEPAWTARIGLALLGALHAAHAAGVLHRDVKPQNVLMAHDGRVMLTDFGLATFDGGDGAMTRPGMVLGSPQYVAPERAAEGVSTVAADLWSLGATLYAAVEGRSPYARSTAMATLSALAAGPPAPASRAGPLAPVLAGLLCRDPRHRVDHDEAHRLLTAAATGVTGPPPVPDPADRPDVSTDLSDQDPTSRLSEPDQQPTATGADAPGEPDVTADAPARTFGRPARRRAARRAGLVVAALLVAAAAGVGTALAVTGDEPRGTASRPTPTPSPDRLPGGGGPDRAPGGGGPAGPFGDGGNRPPPLGGRDLPPPPFPCVRPDIVGAPVPARSPAPGEKFHPPDGWVWHADTNGFRVSVPASWHYYRDRAVVCFQDPATGRVFSVAEGGAADPLARLRTLRDAAAGDGALPGYNEIRLAASGGGAEWECRWDAPYGARLHARQQVVDPPAGGGRWMLGWTTDDRDWTAAGADWTVLRNSFRSPR, translated from the coding sequence ATGACAAGGAAGCAGTGTGCACAGGTGCTGATCGCCGGTCGGTACCGGCTCCTCGACCTGGTGGGCCGCGGGGGCATGGGCCGGGTGTGGCGGGCCCGCGACGAGATGTTGCACCGCGAGGTCGCGGTCAAGGAGGTCATGCCGCCGAGCTGGCTGGCCGACCACGAGCGGGCCGAGCTGCGCTCGCGCACCCTGCGGGAGGCACGCGCCGCGGCCCGGCTCAACCATCCCGCCGTGGTCCGGCTCTACGACGTCGTCCCGGTCGAGGGCAGCCCGTGGATCGTGATGGAGTACGTCCCGTCGCGCACCCTGCAGGACGTGCTGGACGACGAGGGGCCACTGGAGCCGGCCTGGACGGCCCGGATCGGCCTGGCCCTGCTCGGCGCGCTGCACGCCGCGCACGCGGCCGGGGTGCTGCACCGCGACGTCAAGCCGCAGAACGTGCTCATGGCACACGACGGGCGGGTGATGCTCACCGACTTCGGGCTGGCCACCTTCGACGGCGGCGACGGCGCGATGACCCGCCCCGGCATGGTGCTCGGCTCCCCGCAGTACGTCGCCCCGGAGCGAGCCGCCGAGGGGGTGTCCACCGTGGCCGCCGACCTGTGGTCGCTCGGGGCCACCCTGTACGCCGCCGTGGAGGGCCGCTCCCCGTACGCCCGCAGCACGGCGATGGCCACGCTGAGCGCGCTGGCGGCCGGGCCACCGGCCCCGGCCTCGCGCGCCGGACCGCTCGCGCCCGTGCTCGCCGGGCTGCTGTGCCGCGACCCGCGCCACCGCGTCGACCATGACGAGGCCCACCGGTTGCTCACGGCCGCCGCGACCGGCGTCACCGGCCCGCCCCCGGTGCCCGACCCGGCAGACCGGCCCGACGTGTCCACCGACCTGTCCGATCAGGACCCCACCAGCCGGCTGTCCGAGCCCGACCAACAACCCACCGCCACCGGGGCCGACGCCCCGGGCGAGCCGGATGTCACCGCCGACGCACCGGCTCGGACGTTCGGCCGACCGGCCAGGCGGCGTGCGGCGCGCCGGGCGGGCCTGGTCGTCGCGGCGTTGCTGGTGGCGGCCGCCGCCGGCGTCGGCACCGCGCTGGCCGTCACCGGCGACGAGCCGAGGGGGACCGCCAGCCGGCCGACCCCCACGCCGTCACCGGACCGTTTGCCCGGCGGTGGCGGCCCCGACCGTGCGCCCGGTGGTGGTGGCCCGGCCGGTCCGTTCGGTGATGGCGGCAACCGGCCTCCACCGTTGGGCGGGCGGGACCTGCCCCCGCCCCCGTTTCCGTGCGTCCGCCCGGACATCGTCGGCGCGCCGGTGCCGGCCAGGTCGCCGGCTCCCGGCGAGAAGTTTCACCCGCCGGACGGCTGGGTCTGGCACGCCGACACCAACGGCTTCCGGGTCTCCGTGCCGGCGAGCTGGCACTACTACCGGGACCGAGCGGTGGTCTGCTTCCAGGACCCGGCGACCGGCCGGGTGTTCAGCGTCGCCGAGGGTGGCGCGGCGGATCCGCTCGCGCGGCTGCGGACGCTCCGCGACGCGGCGGCCGGTGACGGGGCGCTGCCGGGCTACAACGAGATCCGGCTCGCCGCCAGCGGCGGTGGGGCGGAGTGGGAGTGCCGGTGGGACGCGCCGTACGGCGCCCGGCTGCACGCCCGACAGCAGGTCGTCGATCCACCCGCCGGGGGCGGTCGCTGGATGCTGGGCTGGACCACCGACGACCGGGACTGGACCGCCGCCGGCGCGGACTGGACAGTGTTGCGAAACAGCTTCCGATCACCCCGCTGA